The Candidatus Eisenbacteria bacterium genome has a segment encoding these proteins:
- the selB gene encoding selenocysteine-specific translation elongation factor: MTPATLDRPAIVGTAGHIDHGKTSLVRRLTGVDTDRLPEEKQRGISIDLGFAPFVTPAGVHVGLVDVPGHERFVKNMLAGAGGMDLVLLVVAADEGVMPQTREHLAIVRLLGVQRGIVVLTKRDLVDADWTSLVTRDVRALLAGSALADAPVVEFSATTGAGEHELLAALDAQLAGIAARSAGEPARLPVDRVFTMEGFGTVVTGTLWRGAIATGDALDLLPEGHNVRARRVQVHGHTVERAVAGQRTAVALHGVSRDQVARGDWLVTPDSMRESRVLDVRFELLPEAPRDLKADTRVRFHLGASEIIGRLVLLEGNSLAPGGSAIAQLRLERSAVAARGDRFVIRSYSPPRTIGGGAVIEPVAQKRRRAAAGLEQIEVHERGSVEARVLAKLGAHAHPASVDALAQEVGEPVTVVHEALARLALRGEAVASGLRWVGGERWGAARAAILEAVRLFVEKHPARYGIMKGELKSGLRAATDSALFDAAFEALVAAGELEQRGERVRTGGLPWEPPAATLALLERVESELEATGYLVPEAAAWQAKLGAAGSEVVALGFFLGRLVRVSQELTYTAAQLERLRTTLSAWFQTHPTLTVASFRDLTGASRKYAVPLLEHTDRLGWTVRVGDERKRGG; this comes from the coding sequence TTGACCCCAGCGACCCTGGACCGTCCGGCCATCGTCGGAACCGCCGGGCACATTGACCACGGCAAGACTTCGCTCGTCCGCCGCCTGACCGGCGTGGACACGGACCGCCTGCCCGAGGAAAAGCAACGCGGCATCAGCATTGACCTGGGGTTCGCGCCGTTCGTGACGCCCGCCGGGGTGCACGTCGGCCTCGTGGATGTGCCCGGGCACGAGCGGTTCGTGAAGAACATGCTCGCCGGCGCCGGCGGCATGGACCTCGTGCTGCTCGTGGTCGCGGCCGACGAGGGCGTCATGCCGCAGACCCGCGAGCACCTCGCGATCGTCCGCCTGCTCGGCGTCCAACGCGGGATCGTCGTGCTCACCAAGCGCGACCTCGTGGACGCCGACTGGACCTCGCTCGTCACGCGCGACGTGCGCGCGCTGCTCGCGGGCAGCGCGCTCGCCGACGCGCCCGTCGTCGAGTTCAGCGCCACGACCGGCGCCGGAGAACACGAGCTGCTCGCCGCGCTCGACGCCCAACTCGCCGGCATCGCCGCGCGCTCGGCGGGCGAGCCGGCGCGACTGCCCGTGGATCGTGTCTTCACCATGGAAGGATTCGGCACCGTCGTGACCGGAACGCTGTGGCGCGGTGCGATCGCCACCGGCGACGCGCTCGACCTGCTGCCCGAGGGCCACAACGTGCGCGCTCGCCGCGTGCAGGTGCACGGCCACACGGTCGAGCGGGCCGTGGCCGGCCAACGCACCGCGGTGGCGCTGCACGGCGTGAGCCGCGACCAGGTCGCGCGTGGCGACTGGCTCGTGACGCCCGACTCGATGCGCGAGTCGCGCGTGCTGGACGTGCGCTTCGAGCTTCTCCCCGAAGCTCCGCGCGACCTCAAAGCCGACACCCGCGTTCGGTTTCACCTCGGGGCGAGCGAGATCATCGGACGGCTCGTGCTGCTCGAGGGCAACAGCCTCGCCCCCGGCGGCAGCGCCATCGCCCAACTGCGCCTCGAGCGCAGCGCCGTGGCCGCACGCGGCGACCGATTCGTGATCCGCAGCTACTCGCCGCCGCGAACCATCGGTGGCGGCGCCGTGATCGAACCCGTCGCGCAGAAGCGCCGCCGCGCCGCCGCCGGCCTCGAGCAGATCGAAGTGCACGAGCGCGGCAGCGTGGAAGCGCGAGTGCTCGCCAAGCTCGGCGCGCATGCGCATCCCGCCAGCGTGGACGCGCTCGCGCAGGAGGTGGGCGAGCCCGTGACCGTCGTGCACGAGGCGCTCGCCCGGCTGGCCTTGCGCGGCGAGGCGGTCGCGTCCGGGCTGCGCTGGGTGGGAGGCGAGCGCTGGGGCGCCGCCCGGGCCGCGATCCTCGAAGCCGTGCGCCTGTTCGTCGAGAAGCATCCCGCTCGCTACGGGATCATGAAGGGCGAGCTGAAGAGCGGGCTGAGGGCCGCGACGGACAGCGCGCTCTTCGACGCGGCGTTCGAAGCGCTGGTCGCCGCCGGCGAGCTGGAGCAGCGCGGCGAGCGCGTGCGCACCGGCGGCCTGCCGTGGGAGCCGCCCGCCGCGACGCTCGCGTTGCTGGAGCGCGTCGAGTCGGAGCTGGAAGCGACCGGCTACCTCGTGCCGGAGGCCGCCGCATGGCAGGCGAAGCTGGGTGCGGCGGGGTCCGAAGTCGTCGCGCTCGGGTTCTTCCTCGGCCGCCTCGTGCGCGTCTCGCAGGAGCTGACCTACACCGCCGCCCAGCTGGAGCGCCTGCGGACCACGCTGTCCGCGTGGTTCCAGACGCACCCGACGCTGACCGTGGCCTCGTTCCGCGACCTGACCGGGGCCTCGCGTAAATACGCCGTGCCGCTGCTGGAGCACACGGACCGCCTCGGCTGGACGGTGCGCGTGGGGGATGAGCGGAAGCGGGGTGGGTAG
- a CDS encoding T9SS type A sorting domain-containing protein gives MRQLILHLSKLLAGLSSLMLLAGTAAQAQIAAPGDICYSVHCVQKFQYYAFSTDIVPWEDFTDDGTSLSGAAAHDTSEAGGTLGISCSYAGTDGLFTADFDSHMYMQARTGLYHVLTNQLTVEIYVRGLTGTPFWIRRTDNGQAKAWRLGGLPGSIQPVNGTSTATFCDTIATTSTGGTVEKSDTLDTLTSGFTGGQITVNGETYSLASSYVLKAPVAMSQAVCIIGCMTEAADFGTESNGNIRLETFPYLSPVGVPAVAPTASLAVSAAPNPLRTSSTISFRAPAGVRAGLRVFDLSGRLVALLFDGAASGEAQSVAWRPPTPGATLYFVQIRSGGRVATTKLARTD, from the coding sequence ATGCGCCAGCTCATCCTGCACCTGTCGAAGCTGCTTGCTGGCCTGAGCAGCCTGATGCTGCTCGCCGGTACGGCGGCGCAGGCGCAGATCGCCGCGCCGGGCGACATCTGCTATTCCGTCCACTGCGTGCAGAAGTTTCAGTACTACGCGTTCTCGACCGACATCGTGCCGTGGGAGGACTTCACCGACGACGGCACGTCGCTCTCGGGCGCGGCGGCGCACGACACGTCGGAAGCGGGGGGTACGCTCGGGATCTCGTGCTCGTACGCGGGAACGGACGGACTCTTCACCGCTGACTTCGATTCGCACATGTACATGCAGGCGCGCACGGGCCTCTACCACGTGCTCACGAACCAGCTGACGGTGGAGATTTACGTTCGCGGGCTGACCGGCACGCCGTTCTGGATCCGGCGCACGGACAATGGACAAGCGAAGGCGTGGCGGCTGGGGGGACTGCCGGGCTCGATTCAGCCTGTCAACGGCACCTCGACGGCCACGTTCTGCGACACGATCGCGACGACTTCGACGGGCGGAACGGTCGAGAAGTCCGACACGCTCGACACGCTCACGTCGGGTTTCACGGGCGGTCAGATCACGGTGAACGGGGAGACGTATTCGCTTGCGTCCTCGTATGTGCTCAAGGCGCCGGTCGCGATGTCCCAGGCGGTCTGCATCATCGGCTGCATGACCGAGGCCGCGGACTTCGGAACCGAGTCGAACGGCAACATCAGACTGGAAACGTTCCCGTACCTGAGCCCGGTCGGCGTGCCGGCGGTCGCGCCGACGGCCTCACTCGCCGTCAGCGCTGCGCCCAACCCGCTGCGGACAAGCAGCACGATCTCGTTCCGTGCCCCAGCAGGCGTACGCGCCGGGCTGCGCGTCTTCGATCTGAGCGGCCGTCTCGTGGCGCTGCTGTTCGACGGCGCGGCGAGCGGCGAAGCGCAGTCCGTGGCGTGGCGGCCACCGACGCCGGGCGCGACGCTCTACTTCGTGCAGATCCGATCGGGCGGCCGGGTCGCGACGACCAAACTCGCACGGACGGACTAG
- a CDS encoding DUF814 domain-containing protein, whose amino-acid sequence MAPEHETRHSGEAGEDAGDRTDAVCRALKRYAGRLERKLEGLRVDLAEADRAGEYRRFGETLLAYARQVPARARNVTLADVADASRTLEIPLDPNVGAPANAARYFKRAAKAERGQREVPPRIEAVTREAGELRALLAAHAEAPEGDTRDAAMLELERTLFRLGTTVREQIKAPQPLPRRALGLAADTPRPAAKSPTTPAVRRGTPEQPGGKLVPWRFRTREGWDVLIGRSSEGNDHLTVHMARPEDYWFHAHGCPGSHVVLRRGKGPNEPSKATLEEVASWAAFHSKARTAGKVSVHWTLKKYVRKPRGAKAGLVYIEREKALMVRPVEPPRERMADAPVEDARPGE is encoded by the coding sequence ATGGCTCCCGAGCATGAAACACGGCACTCAGGTGAGGCGGGCGAGGACGCCGGCGATCGCACGGATGCCGTGTGCCGGGCGCTCAAGCGCTACGCAGGCAGACTCGAGCGCAAGCTCGAGGGCCTGCGCGTGGATCTGGCCGAAGCCGACCGGGCCGGCGAGTATCGACGCTTCGGCGAAACCCTGCTGGCGTACGCACGCCAGGTGCCCGCGCGCGCAAGGAACGTGACGCTCGCCGACGTCGCCGACGCCTCGCGTACGCTCGAGATTCCGCTCGACCCGAACGTCGGCGCGCCCGCCAACGCCGCGCGCTACTTCAAGCGCGCCGCCAAGGCCGAGCGCGGGCAGCGCGAGGTGCCGCCGCGCATCGAAGCCGTGACGCGCGAGGCCGGCGAGCTGCGCGCGCTGCTGGCGGCGCACGCCGAGGCGCCCGAGGGCGACACGCGCGACGCCGCGATGCTCGAGCTCGAGCGCACGCTGTTCCGGCTCGGCACCACCGTGCGCGAGCAGATCAAGGCGCCGCAGCCGCTGCCGCGCCGGGCGCTCGGGCTGGCGGCCGACACGCCGCGGCCCGCCGCCAAGTCGCCGACAACGCCCGCCGTACGACGCGGCACGCCCGAGCAACCCGGCGGCAAGCTCGTGCCGTGGCGCTTCCGCACCAGGGAGGGCTGGGACGTGCTCATCGGCCGCAGCAGCGAGGGCAACGACCACCTGACCGTTCACATGGCGCGACCCGAGGACTACTGGTTTCACGCGCACGGCTGCCCCGGATCGCATGTCGTGTTGCGGCGCGGAAAGGGACCGAACGAGCCCAGCAAGGCCACGCTCGAGGAGGTCGCGAGCTGGGCGGCGTTTCATTCCAAGGCACGCACCGCCGGCAAGGTGAGCGTGCACTGGACGCTGAAGAAGTACGTTCGCAAGCCCCGTGGCGCCAAGGCGGGGCTCGTTTACATCGAGCGCGAGAAGGCGCTCATGGTGCGGCCCGTGGAGCCTCCCAGGGAGCGGATGGCCGACGCCCCCGTCGAGGACGCGCGGCCGGGAGAATAA
- a CDS encoding HNH endonuclease — translation MRGSRFDDAEVRRRAFRFLDELKREHGRSLPRERLAEGFSLDGVRVPLLGPQGIFKPAVLDRIPISITTTPIKEGRDRPYDDELREDGFIGYRYRNPGRSHEVHPDNLGLRLAMANKTMLIYFFGLVPGWYTADYPVFIIGDDPVLRSFTVAVDDYALLPAEESGTVREDALTARRQYITRTTQQRMHQDGFRERVLRAYESCCAVCRLKHERLLDAAHILPDKHPLGEPWVHNGLALCKIHHAAYDQNILGISRDYKVAIRADILLEHDGPMLTHGLQELDGRTLMNVPRARAMQPKREFLDIRYEEFRASG, via the coding sequence ATGCGCGGGTCACGCTTCGATGACGCCGAGGTCCGGCGTCGGGCGTTTCGATTCCTCGATGAGCTCAAGCGTGAGCACGGTCGCAGTCTGCCCCGGGAGCGGCTCGCGGAAGGCTTCTCGCTCGATGGAGTTCGGGTGCCACTTCTTGGCCCGCAGGGGATCTTCAAGCCGGCGGTCCTCGATCGCATCCCGATCAGCATCACCACCACGCCGATCAAGGAGGGCAGGGACCGACCCTATGACGACGAACTGCGCGAGGACGGGTTCATTGGGTATCGCTATCGCAACCCTGGCAGGAGCCACGAGGTCCACCCCGACAATCTCGGCCTGCGGCTTGCGATGGCGAACAAGACAATGCTCATCTACTTCTTCGGCCTGGTGCCCGGGTGGTACACGGCTGATTATCCCGTCTTCATCATCGGAGACGATCCTGTTCTCCGGAGCTTCACGGTCGCCGTGGACGATTACGCGCTGCTTCCCGCCGAGGAGTCAGGGACGGTGCGGGAGGATGCCCTGACCGCGAGGCGGCAGTACATCACCCGCACGACGCAGCAGAGAATGCATCAGGATGGTTTTCGGGAGAGAGTGCTCCGGGCATATGAGTCTTGCTGCGCGGTCTGTCGTTTGAAACACGAACGACTCCTGGATGCCGCGCACATCCTCCCTGACAAGCATCCGCTCGGCGAGCCGTGGGTGCACAACGGGCTCGCGCTCTGCAAGATTCATCATGCCGCCTACGACCAGAACATCCTGGGCATCAGCCGGGATTACAAGGTCGCGATTCGGGCCGACATCCTTCTCGAGCACGACGGACCGATGCTGACGCATGGGCTTCAGGAACTGGACGGTCGGACGCTCATGAACGTGCCGCGCGCCCGCGCCATGCAACCCAAGCGGGAGTTTCTCGACATCCGTTACGAGGAATTCCGCGCGTCCGGGTAG
- a CDS encoding histidine phosphatase family protein, translating into MRTFVRGLVRVAAAGIMVASGFAPAGAQAPAVSVAPAAKRPTGVHYLYLIRHGMYDNDSTVTDDAKGNRLNALGHEQAALVGRRIAELPVKVRSFVASPYLRALETAQDMGREMKRMPVVDTLLHECTPRFESRPNYSRIASDAEMLACEANLEAAFTKYFVPTPETDTYDVLVAHGNVIRWLLCKSLGLDPLLWRRFTIGNCSITAFAVSPDGMIRLATYSDTGHIPVDKQTWTGKGAGWMVPVKAVKAGSR; encoded by the coding sequence GTGAGAACGTTTGTGCGGGGGCTCGTGCGTGTCGCGGCGGCCGGCATCATGGTCGCCTCGGGATTCGCGCCGGCTGGCGCTCAGGCGCCGGCGGTGAGCGTCGCGCCAGCAGCCAAACGGCCGACCGGCGTCCACTACCTGTATCTGATCCGCCACGGCATGTACGACAACGACAGCACCGTGACCGACGACGCGAAGGGAAATCGCCTGAACGCCCTCGGCCACGAGCAGGCGGCGCTCGTCGGCAGGCGCATCGCCGAACTGCCCGTGAAAGTGCGGTCGTTCGTGGCCAGCCCCTACCTGCGCGCGCTCGAGACCGCGCAGGACATGGGCCGCGAGATGAAGAGGATGCCTGTCGTGGACACGCTGCTCCACGAGTGCACGCCGCGGTTCGAGTCGCGCCCCAACTACAGTCGCATCGCGAGCGACGCCGAGATGCTCGCGTGCGAGGCGAACCTCGAGGCCGCCTTCACGAAATACTTCGTCCCGACGCCCGAAACCGACACGTACGACGTGCTCGTCGCCCATGGCAACGTGATCCGCTGGCTTCTCTGCAAGTCGCTGGGCCTGGATCCGCTCCTGTGGCGTCGCTTCACGATCGGAAACTGCTCGATCACAGCGTTCGCCGTGTCGCCGGACGGCATGATCCGGCTGGCCACCTACAGCGACACGGGCCACATCCCGGTGGACAAACAGACATGGACCGGCAAGGGTGCGGGGTGGATGGTGCCGGTGAAAGCGGTGAAGGCGGGCAGCCGGTAG